In Xanthomonas sacchari, a genomic segment contains:
- a CDS encoding TonB-dependent receptor, with translation MHHTPHSARPTRKLLSCALASCLLLGAAPAFAQSTGATIRGQVKVDSAPAASAQVTATNLATGLSRSVQASNGIYSVGGLPPGSYRIDVTADGKTTSQNVTVQVGQTATLDLGVGGEAAAANGQGATTLDAVQVQAPPVLVETRTSENATYISNAQIEKLPQATRNFLELADSVPSVQFQRDAKGNTTVRSGATSANGTNVYIDGISQKNYVLTGGVSGQDSSRGNPFPQSAIGEYKVITSNYKAEFDQVSSAAIVASTKSGTNDFHGSFFWDTTNDDWRAESPLERKAGQRDDFSETQYGATFSGPILKDRAHFFVAYEAKEYTTPNTVIPGGIYADRVDQLPAQLQPLVATYSTPFKEDLYFGKIDWTLGDNNLFELTGKYRKEDELSDIGDTTTYQHGSSNGQKEKRANLRWQYSGEAFLNDLNLSYESAFWTQTPLTDGSGYVLSYVPQAGNETTILSAGAGSSFQNKGQKGWTLQDDLTLNSLDWHGSHTIKMGLKYKDIQLDSTQINPANPQYYYNILSDVGTPYRVRFGDTGDGGSVQSQNKQYGIYLQDDWEVNEHLTLNLGVRYDYEKTPSFLDFVTPADVASALLNWRNLDNANYDIANYISTGNNRKAFKDAWQPRLGFSYDLFGDQAHVIYGGAGRAYDRNLFDYLALEQLNNNFRSYSYYFSSANTPCLGQPCVAWNPSYATQAGLDGLAASNTGGAGGGREVYLIDNNIKVPYSDQFSLGMRNMVHFWGNDWYTDVTLSRIVSEDGFVFLRGNRRADGSFFLPGTTSGVPTDSPNGYSAIVLGTNGLKTRNNQLALKLDKPYDKESGWGLTVAYTFSDAKENRQYGEHYALDQPSMAGYGWREAGGIPKNRLVVTGIYDLPYAITLSAKLSLASQTPRYGTNCLAGNDQCYIIQYKPDATLGYKEFSLAANKEWDTGSGIKFNVRADVINLFNWTNYADYNTDTGTYADLNTAFGTPNGVLASPMRTFKLSFGLNW, from the coding sequence ATGCACCACACCCCGCACTCCGCCCGGCCCACGCGCAAGCTGTTGAGCTGCGCCCTCGCCAGCTGCCTGTTGCTGGGCGCCGCGCCGGCATTCGCGCAAAGCACCGGCGCCACCATTCGCGGACAGGTCAAGGTCGATTCGGCGCCGGCCGCGTCCGCGCAGGTCACCGCCACCAATCTGGCCACCGGTCTGAGCCGCAGCGTGCAGGCCAGCAACGGCATCTATTCGGTCGGCGGTCTGCCGCCGGGGTCCTATCGCATCGACGTCACCGCCGACGGCAAGACCACCTCGCAGAACGTCACCGTGCAGGTCGGCCAGACCGCCACCCTGGACCTGGGCGTGGGCGGCGAGGCGGCCGCCGCCAACGGACAGGGCGCGACCACGCTCGATGCGGTGCAGGTGCAGGCGCCGCCGGTGCTGGTGGAAACCCGCACCTCGGAGAACGCCACCTACATTTCCAACGCGCAGATCGAGAAGCTGCCGCAGGCCACGCGCAACTTCCTGGAGCTGGCCGACAGCGTGCCGAGCGTGCAGTTCCAGCGCGACGCCAAGGGCAACACCACGGTGCGCTCCGGCGCGACCTCGGCCAACGGCACCAACGTCTACATCGACGGCATCAGCCAGAAGAACTACGTGCTGACCGGCGGCGTCAGCGGCCAGGATTCCAGCCGCGGCAACCCGTTCCCGCAGTCGGCGATCGGCGAGTACAAGGTCATCACCTCCAACTACAAGGCCGAGTTCGACCAGGTCAGCAGCGCGGCGATCGTCGCCTCGACCAAGTCCGGCACCAACGATTTCCACGGCAGCTTCTTCTGGGATACGACCAACGACGACTGGCGCGCCGAGAGTCCGCTGGAGCGCAAGGCCGGCCAGCGCGACGATTTCTCCGAGACCCAGTACGGCGCCACTTTCAGCGGCCCGATCCTCAAGGACCGCGCGCATTTCTTCGTGGCCTACGAGGCCAAGGAATACACCACGCCCAACACGGTGATCCCCGGCGGCATCTACGCCGACCGCGTCGACCAGTTGCCGGCGCAGCTGCAGCCGCTGGTCGCCACCTACAGCACGCCGTTCAAGGAAGACCTGTACTTCGGCAAGATCGACTGGACGCTGGGCGACAACAACCTGTTCGAGCTGACCGGCAAGTACCGCAAGGAAGACGAGCTGTCGGACATCGGCGATACCACCACCTACCAGCACGGCAGCAGCAACGGGCAGAAGGAAAAGCGCGCCAACCTGCGCTGGCAGTACAGCGGCGAGGCCTTCCTCAACGACCTGAACCTGAGCTACGAGAGCGCGTTCTGGACCCAGACCCCGCTCACCGACGGCAGCGGCTATGTGCTGTCCTACGTGCCGCAGGCCGGCAACGAGACCACCATCCTCAGCGCCGGCGCCGGCAGCAGCTTCCAGAACAAGGGCCAGAAGGGCTGGACGCTGCAGGACGACCTGACCCTCAACAGCCTCGACTGGCACGGCAGCCACACGATCAAGATGGGCCTGAAGTACAAGGACATCCAGCTCGACTCGACCCAGATCAATCCGGCCAATCCGCAGTACTACTACAACATCCTCAGCGATGTCGGCACGCCGTACCGGGTGCGCTTCGGCGACACCGGCGACGGCGGTTCGGTGCAGTCGCAGAACAAGCAGTACGGCATCTACCTGCAGGACGACTGGGAGGTCAACGAGCACCTGACCCTGAACCTGGGCGTGCGCTACGACTACGAGAAGACCCCGTCGTTCCTGGACTTCGTCACCCCCGCCGACGTCGCCAGCGCGCTGCTGAACTGGCGCAACCTGGACAACGCCAACTACGACATCGCCAACTACATCAGCACCGGCAACAACCGCAAGGCGTTCAAGGACGCCTGGCAGCCGCGGCTGGGCTTCTCCTACGACCTGTTCGGCGACCAGGCCCACGTGATCTACGGCGGCGCCGGCCGCGCCTACGACCGCAACCTGTTCGACTACCTGGCGCTGGAGCAGCTCAACAACAACTTCCGCTCCTACAGCTACTACTTCAGCAGCGCCAACACGCCGTGCCTGGGCCAGCCGTGCGTGGCATGGAATCCGAGCTATGCGACCCAGGCCGGCCTGGACGGGCTGGCGGCCTCCAACACCGGCGGCGCCGGCGGCGGCCGCGAGGTCTACCTGATCGACAACAACATCAAGGTGCCGTACTCCGACCAGTTCAGCCTGGGCATGCGCAACATGGTGCATTTCTGGGGCAATGACTGGTACACGGACGTGACCCTGAGCCGCATCGTCAGCGAGGACGGCTTCGTGTTCCTGCGCGGCAACCGCCGTGCCGACGGCTCGTTCTTCCTGCCCGGCACCACCTCCGGCGTGCCCACCGACTCGCCCAACGGCTACAGCGCGATCGTGCTCGGCACCAATGGGCTGAAGACGCGCAACAACCAGTTGGCGCTGAAGCTGGACAAACCCTACGACAAGGAGTCCGGCTGGGGCCTGACCGTGGCCTACACCTTCTCCGACGCGAAGGAAAACCGCCAGTACGGCGAGCACTACGCGCTGGACCAGCCGTCGATGGCCGGCTACGGCTGGCGCGAGGCCGGCGGCATTCCGAAGAACCGCCTGGTGGTCACCGGCATCTACGATCTGCCGTACGCCATCACCCTGTCGGCCAAGCTGTCGCTGGCCAGCCAGACCCCGCGCTACGGCACCAACTGCCTGGCGGGCAACGACCAGTGCTATATCATCCAGTACAAGCCGGACGCCACGCTGGGCTACAAGGAATTCAGCCTGGCGGCGAACAAGGAATGGGATACCGGGTCGGGCATCAAGTTCAACGTGCGCGCCGATGTCATCAACCTGTTCAACTGGACCAATTACGCGGACTACAACACCGATACCGGCACCTACGCCGATCTGAACACGGCGTTCGGCACGCCGAACGGCGTGCTCGCTTCGCCGATGCGGACGTTCAAGCTGTCATTCGGTTTGAACTGGTAA
- a CDS encoding LacI family DNA-binding transcriptional regulator, producing MAKSAVTIKDVAREARVSVATVSRALNGHENVAAPVRTLVLEVAERLRYSPHAAARSLSSRRTQTLGVVLPDLYGEFFSELIRGIDGAARARRQHLLVSSYHGDPEEQGRALRAMRGRVDGLLVLSPYAERPGFLTDNLPQALPTVLINTHLPGTEYPVLSIDDHAGAVAMTEHLLAMGHRRIAFIGGPELNFDARERLRGFRDAIARHPGEAHGQEFPGDFDEASGYRAGQAMLQAGTLPDAVFAANDMTALGCLYAFTQHGVRVPNDIALAGFDDIPLARFVHPSLTTMRVSIAGLGEQAMHRLLQLIDRPDADDGRRQTLVPTLVVRDSSTARS from the coding sequence ATGGCGAAGAGCGCGGTTACCATCAAAGACGTTGCACGCGAAGCCCGGGTCTCGGTGGCCACCGTGTCGCGTGCGCTCAATGGCCATGAGAACGTGGCCGCGCCGGTGCGGACCCTGGTGCTGGAAGTGGCCGAGCGCCTGCGCTACAGCCCGCATGCGGCGGCGCGCAGCCTCAGCAGCCGCCGCACCCAGACCCTGGGGGTGGTGCTGCCCGACCTGTACGGCGAGTTCTTCTCCGAACTGATCCGCGGCATCGACGGCGCCGCCCGCGCGCGCCGCCAGCACCTGCTGGTGTCCAGCTACCACGGCGACCCGGAAGAGCAGGGGCGGGCGCTGCGGGCGATGCGCGGGCGCGTCGACGGCCTGCTGGTGCTGTCGCCGTATGCCGAGCGCCCGGGCTTCCTCACCGACAACCTGCCGCAGGCGCTGCCGACGGTGTTGATCAACACCCACCTGCCGGGCACCGAGTACCCGGTGCTGAGCATCGACGACCATGCCGGCGCGGTGGCGATGACCGAACACCTGCTGGCGATGGGGCATCGCCGCATCGCCTTCATCGGTGGCCCGGAACTGAATTTCGACGCGCGCGAACGCCTGCGTGGTTTCCGCGACGCCATTGCGCGCCATCCCGGCGAAGCGCACGGCCAGGAGTTCCCGGGCGACTTCGACGAAGCCTCCGGGTATCGCGCCGGACAGGCGATGCTGCAGGCGGGCACGCTGCCCGATGCGGTGTTCGCCGCCAACGACATGACCGCGCTCGGCTGTCTCTACGCCTTCACCCAGCACGGTGTGCGCGTGCCCAACGACATCGCGTTGGCCGGTTTCGACGACATTCCGCTGGCGCGTTTCGTTCACCCGTCTCTCACCACCATGCGCGTCAGCATCGCCGGGCTTGGTGAGCAGGCGATGCATCGTCTACTGCAACTGATCGATCGGCCCGACGCGGACGACGGGCGGCGGCAGACCCTGGTTCCTACGTTGGTCGTGCGCGATTCCAGCACGGCCCGTTCCTGA
- a CDS encoding BolA family protein: MSQIGAERVARIRAALEAAFAPQALEVEDDSHRHAGHAGARDGRGHFNVRVVSTAFAGMAPLARHRAVYAALGEMMQTDIHALSIRADVPGAAG; this comes from the coding sequence ATGAGCCAGATCGGCGCCGAGCGGGTGGCGCGGATCCGCGCCGCGCTGGAGGCGGCGTTCGCGCCGCAGGCGCTGGAGGTGGAGGACGACAGCCACCGCCATGCCGGCCACGCCGGCGCGCGCGATGGCCGCGGGCATTTCAATGTCCGGGTCGTCAGTACGGCCTTCGCCGGGATGGCGCCGCTGGCCCGGCACCGCGCCGTCTACGCGGCGCTGGGCGAGATGATGCAGACCGACATCCATGCGCTGTCGATTCGCGCCGATGTGCCGGGCGCGGCCGGCTGA
- a CDS encoding YciI family protein, whose amino-acid sequence MWYVIEGYDVDDALPRRAAARPAHLQRLTQLQEAGRLLLAGPCPAIDAEDPGPAGFSGSLVVAAFDSLAEARAWAEADPYVDAGVYARVEVRPFRKVLP is encoded by the coding sequence ATGTGGTACGTGATCGAGGGGTACGACGTGGACGATGCGCTGCCGCGGCGGGCGGCGGCGCGGCCGGCGCATCTGCAGCGGCTGACCCAGCTGCAGGAGGCCGGACGGTTGTTGCTGGCCGGGCCGTGCCCGGCGATCGACGCCGAGGATCCGGGCCCGGCCGGCTTCAGCGGCAGCCTGGTGGTGGCCGCGTTCGACTCGCTGGCCGAGGCGCGGGCCTGGGCCGAGGCCGATCCCTATGTGGACGCCGGTGTCTACGCCCGGGTCGAGGTGCGGCCGTTCCGCAAGGTGCTGCCATGA
- a CDS encoding segregation and condensation protein A, giving the protein MTSELALDANPPTQTTPPQQQEMPLAVVHGQPVLQIPQDLYIPPDALEVILDAFEGPLDLLLYLIRRQNLDILDIPVAEITRQYVDYINVMQELRFELAAEYLVMAAILAEIKSRMLLPRPPAEDGEEVDPRAELVRRLQEYERFKQAAEDIDALPRQDRDTTPAHAHVPDRAAVKLPPPVELKEMLLALYDVLKRAELFSGHAIKREALSVRQRMGDVLGRLDDGKFHRFESLFSAEEGKLGVLVTFLALLELAKEQLLDIVQEPLAHVPAEAAERPPLPPIYVKSLALGNTNAPLQFNSEFDDSDAADATT; this is encoded by the coding sequence ATGACCTCCGAACTCGCGCTCGACGCGAACCCGCCAACCCAGACGACCCCGCCACAGCAGCAGGAAATGCCGCTGGCGGTGGTGCATGGGCAGCCGGTCCTGCAGATCCCGCAGGATCTGTACATCCCGCCGGATGCGCTGGAAGTCATCCTGGACGCGTTCGAAGGCCCGCTGGACCTGCTGCTGTACCTGATCCGCCGGCAGAACCTGGACATCCTGGACATCCCCGTCGCCGAGATCACCCGGCAGTACGTGGACTACATCAACGTGATGCAGGAGCTGCGCTTCGAACTGGCGGCCGAATACCTGGTGATGGCCGCGATCCTGGCCGAGATCAAGTCGCGGATGCTGCTGCCGCGGCCACCGGCCGAAGACGGCGAGGAAGTGGACCCGCGCGCCGAACTGGTCCGCCGCTTGCAGGAGTACGAACGCTTCAAGCAGGCGGCCGAGGACATCGACGCGCTGCCGCGGCAGGACCGCGACACCACCCCGGCGCACGCCCACGTGCCGGACCGCGCCGCGGTCAAGCTGCCGCCGCCGGTGGAGTTGAAGGAAATGCTGCTGGCGCTGTACGACGTGCTCAAGCGCGCCGAACTGTTCAGCGGCCACGCGATCAAGCGCGAGGCGCTGAGCGTGCGCCAGCGCATGGGCGATGTGCTGGGCCGTCTGGACGACGGCAAGTTCCACCGTTTCGAATCGCTGTTCAGTGCCGAGGAAGGCAAGCTCGGCGTGCTGGTGACCTTCCTGGCCCTGCTGGAACTGGCCAAGGAGCAGTTGCTGGACATCGTCCAGGAGCCGCTGGCGCACGTCCCCGCCGAGGCCGCCGAACGGCCGCCGCTGCCGCCGATCTACGTCAAGTCGCTGGCGCTGGGCAACACCAACGCGCCGCTGCAGTTCAACAGCGAGTTCGACGACAGCGACGCCGCCGACGCCACCACCTGA
- the scpB gene encoding SMC-Scp complex subunit ScpB, translating to MDQALINRIVEAALLAANQPLPLAQLHGLFPEEEPAPPGSIERALELLREACEGRGVELVEVASGFRYQVRSDVHAWVARLWTERKTRYTRATLETLALIAYRQPITRGEIEQVRGVAVSSNIIQALEEREWIRVVGHRDVPGKPALFGTTKTFLDYFGLKRLDELPPLSELKDIGELEPQLPLDRDALPVGDMAQADAAPGGDAGQDGQSDTPAQAATASDSAAPAATAQADAAETEAEAADATDTDTSNTAVPHPPATNDADAPTATDSTSAPTGEPEAAPGERAADANEAEDNAVATTTVAVDDADSEPQADAQRAGRSQVNE from the coding sequence ATGGATCAAGCGCTGATCAACCGCATCGTCGAGGCCGCCCTGCTCGCCGCCAACCAGCCGTTGCCGCTGGCGCAGTTGCACGGCCTGTTCCCCGAGGAGGAACCCGCGCCGCCGGGCAGCATCGAGCGCGCGCTGGAACTGTTGCGCGAGGCCTGCGAGGGCCGCGGCGTGGAACTGGTCGAAGTGGCCTCCGGGTTCCGCTACCAGGTGCGCAGCGACGTGCACGCCTGGGTCGCGCGGCTGTGGACCGAGCGCAAGACCCGCTACACCCGCGCCACCCTGGAGACCCTGGCGCTGATCGCCTACCGGCAGCCGATCACCCGCGGCGAGATCGAGCAGGTGCGCGGCGTGGCGGTCAGCAGCAACATCATCCAGGCGCTGGAAGAGCGCGAATGGATCCGCGTGGTCGGGCACCGCGACGTGCCGGGCAAGCCGGCGCTGTTCGGCACCACCAAGACCTTCCTGGACTACTTCGGGCTCAAGCGCCTGGACGAACTGCCGCCGCTGTCCGAACTCAAGGACATCGGCGAACTGGAACCGCAGCTGCCACTGGACCGCGACGCGCTGCCGGTCGGCGACATGGCCCAGGCCGACGCCGCGCCGGGCGGCGACGCCGGCCAGGACGGCCAGAGCGACACCCCGGCGCAGGCCGCGACCGCCAGCGACTCCGCCGCGCCTGCCGCGACGGCGCAGGCAGACGCAGCCGAGACCGAGGCCGAGGCCGCAGACGCTACAGACACAGACACCAGCAACACCGCAGTACCGCACCCCCCCGCGACCAACGACGCCGACGCGCCGACGGCCACGGATTCCACGAGCGCCCCGACGGGCGAACCCGAAGCCGCGCCGGGAGAGCGCGCGGCGGATGCGAACGAAGCCGAAGACAACGCCGTCGCGACGACGACCGTGGCTGTTGACGATGCCGATTCCGAACCACAGGCCGACGCGCAACGCGCCGGCCGGAGCCAAGTAAATGAGTGA
- a CDS encoding pseudouridine synthase yields MSDTSRKLSLNKLSLKRDAAAAEQPKLEERLHKVLAQAGLGSRRALEQRIADGLVKVNGEVAQTGMSIRSGDKIELDGRSFVASALTEPSRVLIYNKPEGEVTTREDPEGRPTIFEALPALKGARWIAIGRLDINTTGLLLLTTDGELANAMMHPSYEIEREYVVRVRAPEGEETVPDSMIERLSRGVLLEDGGAKFDEIERIGGTDSHDWFRVVVKEGRNREVRRLWESQGCQVSRLKRTRYGKIALPRELLRGHSMELAQDKVEALRAELKLEEGTPSALTLQPVIGQRKAAKATVQVGRGGNAYVNGHNTADEGRELRRFDTFREDRGRGRGGKKPHGGLTVSGEMAAKQAQKPFKQRTPKGPKPLPDGNPAAFRTWYVPEGVSTGPTGHRNAGPGGRGQGQGQGQGRPYAKPRPAGAGAGAGAGGQARGQGQQRKAHPYGHPANAPSFPSDHANPGFNPYGAAPRAARPAGGQKRGPGPGGRPGGGNRPAGGRPGGGGRPGGGGNRGPRGG; encoded by the coding sequence ATGAGTGACACCTCCCGCAAGCTGTCGTTGAACAAGCTCTCGCTCAAGCGCGACGCCGCTGCCGCCGAGCAGCCGAAACTGGAAGAACGCCTGCACAAGGTCCTGGCCCAGGCCGGGCTGGGCTCGCGCCGGGCGCTGGAACAGCGCATCGCCGACGGCCTGGTCAAGGTCAACGGCGAGGTCGCGCAGACCGGCATGTCGATCCGCAGCGGCGACAAGATCGAGCTGGACGGCCGCAGCTTCGTCGCCAGCGCGCTGACCGAACCCTCGCGCGTGCTGATCTACAACAAGCCCGAAGGCGAAGTGACCACGCGCGAAGATCCCGAAGGCCGCCCGACCATCTTCGAGGCGCTGCCGGCGCTGAAGGGCGCGCGCTGGATCGCGATCGGCCGCCTGGACATCAACACCACCGGCCTGCTGCTGCTCACCACCGACGGCGAGCTGGCCAACGCGATGATGCACCCCTCCTACGAGATCGAGCGCGAGTACGTGGTGCGCGTGCGCGCCCCGGAAGGCGAAGAGACCGTGCCGGACAGCATGATCGAGCGGCTCTCGCGCGGCGTGCTGCTGGAGGACGGCGGCGCCAAGTTCGACGAGATCGAGCGCATCGGCGGCACCGACTCGCACGACTGGTTCCGGGTGGTGGTCAAGGAAGGCCGCAACCGCGAAGTGCGGCGCCTGTGGGAATCGCAGGGCTGCCAGGTCAGCCGGCTCAAGCGCACCCGCTACGGCAAGATCGCGCTGCCGCGCGAACTGCTGCGCGGGCACTCGATGGAGCTGGCGCAGGACAAGGTCGAGGCGCTGCGCGCCGAGCTGAAGCTGGAGGAAGGCACCCCGTCGGCGCTGACCCTGCAGCCGGTGATCGGCCAGCGCAAGGCGGCCAAGGCCACCGTGCAGGTCGGCCGCGGCGGCAACGCCTACGTCAACGGCCACAACACCGCCGACGAAGGCCGCGAGCTGCGCCGCTTCGACACCTTCCGCGAGGACCGCGGCCGCGGCCGCGGCGGCAAGAAGCCGCACGGCGGGCTGACGGTGAGCGGCGAGATGGCCGCCAAGCAGGCGCAGAAGCCGTTCAAGCAGCGCACGCCGAAGGGCCCCAAGCCGCTGCCGGACGGCAACCCGGCCGCGTTCCGCACCTGGTACGTGCCGGAGGGCGTCAGCACCGGCCCGACCGGCCACCGCAACGCCGGCCCCGGCGGTCGCGGCCAGGGTCAAGGTCAGGGCCAGGGGCGTCCCTACGCCAAGCCGCGCCCGGCCGGTGCCGGCGCCGGTGCGGGCGCTGGTGGCCAGGCACGCGGCCAGGGCCAGCAGCGCAAGGCGCATCCCTACGGGCACCCGGCCAACGCGCCGAGCTTCCCCTCCGACCACGCCAACCCCGGCTTCAACCCCTACGGCGCCGCGCCGCGCGCGGCGCGCCCGGCCGGCGGCCAGAAGCGCGGCCC